The genomic segment CCACAACTCTAATTTTAAAAAAAATGTAAACACTTAGGCAGGACAGCAGACATTCAATTTTTGACAGGATTCACAAAATTTATAGGTTCAATAAAGTGGCTTCGCCGCCAAAAATCCTGCAAATCTTGTAAATCCTGTCAAAAACCTAAAAGCCTGCCAACCGAGTCTTATGCGCTTGGGGCTGCCTAAGTTTTTACAAAAAAATCAATCTCCGAACTCACGCTGTCCAGTAGTGTGTATTCCCACCTTTTTTTCACCTCGCCTGACCCAATGCTGTGTCCCGTCCAAGCAAATGTCTTACATTGGCGTTTCGGAGCTTTTATGGTTGTCGAAAAAGCATTTGGGGCAGCCATGTCAAACAAAATAAGGGACAATGAGTTTGAGTAAACATCGCAGGAAAGACAGTGGTGCTTCGCCAAGCAATGGCTAAAGTACGCTCCCTCAACTACCCCCTCGACCCCGTCCGCTCCGCTTGGCCGGGCAAGCCCTTAAACCTGTTCAACTCTTTCACCTCACGGATATGGACTGATTTTTTACTTGTTCCTTTTTTTCATCCTCCTTAAAAAATGCGCTTATGCTGACCCATGGGCCATATCGGGCACTTGCCCGGCTGTTGTTCGTCCTGATGTTCGTCCAAGTGCATCAGGCCATATCCGTCGCGCAGCGACCTTTCACTTGCGAAGACCAGTTCTTTCTGACGCTCAACACCACCCCGCCGACGCTCAGCGAGGTCGTCATTGACCCGCAGACCAACGCGGTGGTGTTCAAGAGCATCAGCGACAACTTAGGCATCGAAGTCAACGCCGCGGGCTACCGCAGCGTGGACAACTTGATATACTGCGTCAATCCCAACACTGGCGCATTGGTGCGCATTGATGCCGACGGCGTGGCGGAGGTGCTCAAGATACTCCCCCTCAATCTCAACGATGCCTATTTCGCGGGCGACGTGACCCCCGATGGCCGCTATCTGCTGATTCTTGGCACAAGGTATTTCCTCAATGGCTCCGCCAACGCCGCCAACCTCGTCCGCATTGACCTCGAAGACCCCGACTACGGCATCACCGTCATTCCCATCAATCGGCCCGGACTCATCTTCGACATCGCCTTCCACCCGGTGACCGACGAACTTTATGGCTACGACTCGGCCACCCAACGGCTGGTGCGCATCAACCCGGAGACGGGCGCGCTCTTTTTCAATTTTCCGCCGTCGGGAGTGCCCGTCAACACTGGCAGCCTCTTCTTCGACGCTTACGGCAGGTTGTTTGCATACGGCAGCACCAGCAACGACTCCGAGCAAAACAGGCTTTACAGCATCAACCCCGCCACTGGTGCCAGCACGTTTTTGTATCAAGGCCCACCCGCCAGAGCCTCCGACGGTTGCTCCTGTCCCTACACCGTGCTGTTGAGCAAAACGGTGTCGCCTCGCCAGACTTTCCCCTGCACAGAGGTGGAATACACCTTCGAAATCGTGAACACTTCCCGCCGCCCGCACGAAGGCATCCTGCTCGAAGACCAATTGCCGCCCGGGTTCACCTTCGTGGCGGTACGCGAAAACCCTTTGGGCGGCAACGTGCTGAGCCAACCCGGCGACACTTTTTTCCGGCTGAGCGACGTGGATTTGCCCGATGGCCGTTTCAAAATCACGATAGTGGTGCGCGTGGGCGCAGTCGCTGCGGGCATTTATCGCAATCAGGCCATGTTGCGCAATCTGCCCGTCGGCCTAGGCAGCGAGCGGCGCTCCGATGACCCTTTCACCACCTTGGAGGGCGACAGCACCAGCCTCACCGTGTTGGCGCTTTCGTTCGATTCGCTTTTCGTCGAGGAAGCCATCTGTGAGGGCGTGGACTTCATTCGACTGGATGCCCAATCGTATTTTGCAGGCTTCGGCAACGCCGTCAAATACCACTGGGACGACGGCAGCACCAATTCTTTTTACAACGCAGAACGTGCTGGCCAATACCGTGTGGTTGCCACGGCTGGCTGCGACACGGCATACATTTTTTACAATGTAAAATACTCGGCCATTTCGGTGGAAATACTACTCAACGAAGACGCGGCCACGCTCTCCTTGGGCGACAGCGTGTTCATCCGGACGAGCGTTTTCAACACCGACAACCTTACGACCTACTTTTGGACGGACCCGCTGCCCGGCTCGCTGCGCTGCCCGACCTGTGCCGACTCGTGGGCGCGACCGTTCAACAACGTCGAGTACACCGTGCAGGTGCAAAACGAATTCGGATGCCGCGATTCGGCCTCCATCCGCCTGTTGGTGAACAAAAACAAGAACATTTATTTCCCCAATGTTTTTATGCCTGCTGCCGAAAACCCCGATAACGGCTACTTTTACGGCTCCGGCGATGGCTATGCCATTGTGTCCCGTCTGTCCGTGTACTCACGCTGGGGCGAGCAACTCTACGAAGCACGCGACATCACCCTCAACGACGCGCGGGCGGGTTGGGATGGCACCTTCAGAGGCCAGCTCATGTTGCCCGGCGTTTATACTTGGGTGGCGGAAATTGCCTTCCTTGATGGGGATTCGGCGATTTATGCGGGAGACGTGACGCTGATTAGATAAAGGGTTGACAGGGTTGCCCGGGCAACCCTGTCAACAACTCCGTCCGCTTCGCTTGGCCGGGCAAGTACTTCAACCCATTCAACTCCTTTAACTCACAACCACTATGTCCGTGTGCAAAATCCTCCTAACCTTTGTCTTTTGCTCTTTGCTTCTGTGTCCTGAGTCGCAGGCCCAAGACGAAATCAAAGACCCGACTTTCAATTTTGGCTTGCAAGCAGGCGTAATTTTTCCCAGCAGTCTTTTCAGGGTGCGCAACCGCGTGGAAGAGTCCAACGGCATTTCGTACCGCATCGAACCCAGTATCGGAACGCAATTTGGCGGCATAGCCACTTTTAGGCTTAGTGAAAAGTTCCAATTGCAAGGTGGCTTTTCCCTGCTCCTGCGCCGATACGAATGCACTGCCAGCACCGAAAGCGAACAACGCTCGCTCAAAATCAACACCACCATCTACGAGGTGCCGCTGCTGCTCATGTACTATCAACGCTTGGGAAGCCAACTGCTGCTGACCGCTGGCACAGGGGTGAACCTGCAAACGCTGCCCAGCGACCTGACATCCAAAACGGATGGGCTGGATATCATCGCGTTTCGCCGCGCCTTTGCCCTGCCGAGCAGCCTGACCATGCTCGGTCTGGAGTTCCGAAAAAAAGGGGCGGGCGGCTTTTTTGCCGGCTTGTCCTACTGCATCACCCCTTTCCACCTCTACGACACAGGTTTCCGAACACGCTTCAACGGACAAAGCCGCTTCTACGCCATCCCACACATCGGCGACTATTTCTGCGTGGTCGGGCGGTATTATTTGGATTGAGGAGCGATGTTTCTACCGATATTCCGCCCCGCTGGGGCAAAAATTCGGGATGACTCCTGTTTACTGATGTTGATTCATCGACAGGATGATTTGTTGAGCGAACAGCGTGTTAGTTGTCAAAATATATAGGGGCTTTTGCAACAGGTAGCCCTACTGAAAATACGTCAACCGCCCTCTCACCCACCAACCCAAAAAAACCAGCCCACCCGCGACGAGCAGCGCCCACGCCCACCAAGGCCACTTCGCCCCCTCTAGGTCCACTGGCCCGTCGGCACCCGTCAGTGTGAAGGCCGCCCAGTGGAAAGGCGCTTTGCGGGCATCCATTTCCGAAGAAGCGAGATAATCAAGTTTGGCCAGGCGCAGCGCCTCGGCCTTTGAACGCCCCTTTTCGAGATGTTGGTAAAATTTGGAAAAAAATGCGGCGGTGGAGCGTTCGTTCACCGCCCAATGGCTGGCCACGAGGCTCTGCGCACCCGCGTAGGCAAATGCCCGGGCGAGACTCATCACCCCCTCACCTTCTGCAAACCTTCCCGAGCCCGTCTCACAGGCGCTGAGCGACACCAGCGAGGCACGCA from the Saprospiraceae bacterium genome contains:
- a CDS encoding outer membrane beta-barrel protein, with protein sequence MCKILLTFVFCSLLLCPESQAQDEIKDPTFNFGLQAGVIFPSSLFRVRNRVEESNGISYRIEPSIGTQFGGIATFRLSEKFQLQGGFSLLLRRYECTASTESEQRSLKINTTIYEVPLLLMYYQRLGSQLLLTAGTGVNLQTLPSDLTSKTDGLDIIAFRRAFALPSSLTMLGLEFRKKGAGGFFAGLSYCITPFHLYDTGFRTRFNGQSRFYAIPHIGDYFCVVGRYYLD
- a CDS encoding DUF11 domain-containing protein yields the protein MLTHGPYRALARLLFVLMFVQVHQAISVAQRPFTCEDQFFLTLNTTPPTLSEVVIDPQTNAVVFKSISDNLGIEVNAAGYRSVDNLIYCVNPNTGALVRIDADGVAEVLKILPLNLNDAYFAGDVTPDGRYLLILGTRYFLNGSANAANLVRIDLEDPDYGITVIPINRPGLIFDIAFHPVTDELYGYDSATQRLVRINPETGALFFNFPPSGVPVNTGSLFFDAYGRLFAYGSTSNDSEQNRLYSINPATGASTFLYQGPPARASDGCSCPYTVLLSKTVSPRQTFPCTEVEYTFEIVNTSRRPHEGILLEDQLPPGFTFVAVRENPLGGNVLSQPGDTFFRLSDVDLPDGRFKITIVVRVGAVAAGIYRNQAMLRNLPVGLGSERRSDDPFTTLEGDSTSLTVLALSFDSLFVEEAICEGVDFIRLDAQSYFAGFGNAVKYHWDDGSTNSFYNAERAGQYRVVATAGCDTAYIFYNVKYSAISVEILLNEDAATLSLGDSVFIRTSVFNTDNLTTYFWTDPLPGSLRCPTCADSWARPFNNVEYTVQVQNEFGCRDSASIRLLVNKNKNIYFPNVFMPAAENPDNGYFYGSGDGYAIVSRLSVYSRWGEQLYEARDITLNDARAGWDGTFRGQLMLPGVYTWVAEIAFLDGDSAIYAGDVTLIR